In the genome of Triticum urartu cultivar G1812 chromosome 5, Tu2.1, whole genome shotgun sequence, one region contains:
- the LOC125507312 gene encoding uncharacterized protein LOC125507312 has product MSSFSATPIVDKCRNGKGLERLTKELGSKIIIQVAEGKKRPDKPAQAAKLASQGGVAARQHLPLLPHFKEYKANGHHIDNFIGKVAINFDMDTRSDAVKYACTDILKTALKNRRHHLKKKHFDNVPANLVSVKSPDKNVTDAEWQRLVKMWSTPRHKETCQSNKENRSKVKFHRKTGSCPYISHVHALKEARKGEELTAFDLFKECHNGNKTGFSEPVKKAIADMEKAMEQGVPEGGEPKNVAAVVADILTKECPSSTFLQNVGLESSSKKKFNRSAAALDAHVQELEYKLEKERRVAELMREELVEVKKKSEETEAARTAEYQLLLQRVEATDGRFARLMDLFEDWLWFDDVVLWLVHLNLMNMVY; this is encoded by the exons ATGTCTTCTTTTTCAGCTACACCTATTGTGGATAAGTGCAGGAATGGGAAAGGGCTCGAAAGACTCACTAAAGAGTTAGGCTCTAAGATTATCATCCAAGTGGCCGAGGGGAAGAAACGCCCGGACAAACCAGCACAGGCTGCAAAGCTTGCATCCCAGGGTGGGGTCGCTGCGAGGCAGCATCTACCACTCCTTCCCCACTTCAAGGAGTACAAGGCCAATGGGCATCATATTGACAATTTCATTGGCAAAGTTGCT ATCAATTTTGATATGGACACCCGTTCCGATGCCGTGAAGTATGCATGCACTGACATCCTCAAGACCGCGTTGAAGAATAGGCGCCACCATCTCAAGAAGAAGCATTTTGACAATGTACCGGCCAATCTAGTGAGTGTCAAATCTCCTGATAAGAATGTGACAGATGCGGAGTGGCAAAGGCTGGTCAAGATGTGGTCTACCCCAAGGCACAAG GAAACCTGTCAGTCGAACAAGGAGAACCGTTCCAAAGTTAAGTTCCATCGGAAAACTGGTTCTTGCCCCTACATTTCCCATGTGCATGCTTTG AAAGAGGCTCGTAAGGGTGAAGAGTTGACTGCGTTTGATCTATTCAAGGAGTGCCACAATGGCAACAAGACTGGTTTCTCTGAGCCAGTTAAGAAGGCGATA GCTGACATGGAAAAAGCTATGGAACAAGGGGTACCAGAAGGTGGAGAACCAAAGAatgttgctgctgttgttgctgACATTCTCACTAAAGAATGTCCCTCCAGCACATTCCTTCAAAATGTTGGCCTTGAGTCGAGCTCCAAGAAGAAGTTCAACAGATCTGCAGCTGCTTTGGATGCTCATGTACAAGAACTAGAGTACAAGCTTGAGAAGGAGAGGCGAGTCGCTGAGTTGATGCGAGAGGAGCTTGTTGAGGTCAAGAAGAAATCAGAGGAGACCGAAGCTGCACGCACCGCAGAGTACCAGTTGTTACTGCAAAGAGTTGAGGCCACCGATGGTAGATTTGCGCGTCTCATGGATCTGTTCGAAG ATTGGCTGTGGTTTGATGATGTTGTGCTTTGGTTGGTGCATCTTAATCTTATGAACATGGTGTACTGA